Below is a window of Humulus lupulus chromosome 2, drHumLupu1.1, whole genome shotgun sequence DNA.
TTCTCTTTCGGGTTTCGAGTTTAACCCGAATCTGCACACCATAAGAAGTTTAAATCTGAATCCGAATCCAAATGTGTTCGGATCGGTTCGGGTGCAACCGAAATTTTCAGATTTTGGCTAAATTTGGGTTTTGCAGGTTCGAGTTAGTCAGGTTTTATGGGTTAAATGTTCAGTCCTAACTTGGACTACTAGTTTAACATCCGAGAGGACAACGATCTTTGTCCAATTGCTAGCAGCTCCCCATTCGAGAGCCAAATTCATGGAGCTccgaaaaaaattaaaaaaaaaattagtcccTTGTTTTGTTAATCTTttcctaaaaaataaataaatttatggtTTTGCTAACATTTAGGACACAATTCAAAACTAAACAAAAcagttaattaataaattaaacctaTTGTGCCgtattaagaatttattatttgtGTCGTATAAATAAATTTAAGGTTAATGGAAAAATTGCAAACTATTAAATTaggtattgaattttttttagcaACTATGTTCTTgataatttgattagtaattatctttaaattttaaaattttggtaattttaacaTTTTTATATAGTATAACatgttttattattaataataataagtacaaaaattatattataatttataataaaaTCAAAGATAAAATgatcccaaaattttataaaattaacaaCATGATATTAAAATGTTGTcactaataaaaaaaatgaaagaactaTTTTGCTTAAATTTAATGAATACTCGTGCTATAAACTTATCTATTTATTGTGTCGATTTTGAATTCAGATGTTTTGTCTATCATAGATACATGCTGTCACATTAGGTGTGTTAATTAAATTCGTTTACTAGCAAAAAGTACAATATACAAGCACACACTACACCACATACAAATTATGAATATGTACCATAATAGTACtacatttttataaaataattttaattgagttggtacatatatacaattataacAATGATATTATCGATGCAAATATAACAATGATACCACATACAAATTATGAATATGTACCATAATAGTACtacatttttataaaataattttaattgagttggtacatatatacaattataacaatgatattatcgatgcaaatatattttacaaattaTACAATAAATTTATTTACTAATCTTATTGTGTTTATGTAAGAATGTTTTCTCATATTATCTATACTCATAACACAAATTCACAATCCTATTCTAAAACACGTGGTATCTCTATTGGTATGGGGTAAAGTGAACGTGTGAATGAAAATTTAGGAGGCTGATTGGTAGTTAATTCAAAAATGTAATTTTCGAAAATTATTTTCCAatcaaataatttgaaaatattgaatttaaaaataaattataaatttttgagATCTTGAATGGTTGggtgttttttaaatttaaaattcataaaatagaaataaaataataatttgttgtTTTCTCTTTTGCTGAAGGATTTTAACTCAGTtttcaaaaatgattttttttattttctaaaacaagTGTACCAATCAAGTTTTCATTGGAGTTTCCATTTTTTAagttttgaaaataataaaactattttTGAATTCACTACCAATCAACTCCTAAAACACTTTacatgtttggttcaaatttttagaggtaaagttaataatttttgTAGGCCTCACATGTATTTTAAAGATAAAGTGAACTATTTTATACACTTAAAGTTTAATATTACATCAATTCTAAGTCATTCTACACTTTCCAAAGtcactcaactactcaaaacaaacattCTTTAAAGTTTGTTAGTTAACTTCTTTCGCTAGCCAAAAGTACAAAATACAAAcacacaacacatacatagccaTAGCCATAGCCATAGCCATAGCCATAGCCATTGAAAGCCTCCCCAAAAGGCTCATAATGCAAAAACACTATTACAGTGTCAAAAACCAAATTTCTAGTTCTTACAATATTTGATCAGGGGAAGGTAATTTCATATCCTTAAAGCTAGTAAATCCACCATCCACAACCAAGTTATGGCCAGTTACATACTTGGACTCATCTGAGCCCAAATATACAGCTGCATGGGCCACATCTATTTCCTCACACTTGGCCCCCTTGAGCTCACCAAGCCCATTAACAATCTCACTCAACTTCTCCATTGTTGCACCTTTATAATACAAGGCTAATTGGGCCACAGATAGTGGTGTGACCACTGGGCCTGGTGAGATGCAATTGATTCGGACCCCATTCCGGCATAGCTCAGAGGCTGCAGACTTCACTATCCCAGGAATAGTAAATTTGGATATTGTGTAAGAATGAGGCCCAATACCACCCATGAGCCCACTCATGCTTGCTGTGCATAGAATGGAGCCTGAGCCCACTGGGATCATGACACGTGCCGCATGCTTTATtcctgcaagagttcctcgaacGTTGATGTTCATGACTTGGTCAAATGTGTTGAGATCAAGCTCTGTTATGCTTGGTGGGAATACTGGGCCTGTTATTCCTGCGTTGTTGTACATTATGTCCAGCTTTCCATGACGGTCCATGGCTGTTTCTACGGCTTTCACGATTTGGGCCTCGTCGGTTACATCACATGGAACAAAGTGGGCCGATGGACCTAGGTCCTGGGCCACTTGTGGGCCCAACTCGGTATTGATATCTGCTATAATTACTTGGGCCCCATTTTTGACGAATTCGTGGGCCGTTGCCTTTCCAAGCCCACTTGCACCCCCTGTTATTATGGCTACTTTACCTTCTAGCCTGATTTGAAGAAGAAAACAgaatattcaaataaataattagTGAAAATGTACGTTTTTTTATGTTGCTCTACATAACTTTCCAAATAGAGTATCAAGTATTTTCAATAAAGCGATAAGTATGTTAGACAGGGTAACATGTGAGTGAAAGATTCTATTACCAAAAATGActtgaaaaaattattttgaacAAAACCCTCAATCATTAATAGGAAAAAACAAAAATTGGTCCTGTcgttataattaaataatttactaTATGAGATGAGAAGAATAAGGACTGTCCTGAGAATAATGAATGTtacaatgatgatgatgatggccATGCCTAATCCCTATCAAGGTCCAATCAATGACATTACTTTTATGCTGTTTGATAAAGTTGTGGACCGCTTCTCTTTATTTCCATAATAAACACAAGACCAATCCATTTTGATAAATACCAACTTGTACACACTAATACAAACAAATTGGTAACATGTTTATATTAATTAGGGTACTAAACACAAATATTAAAGAGCATTATATGAATTCCAAGAAAGAACAACCCATATGTTGTTCCATAAAGATAGTTGACTAATTTAACCATTTCTCAAATCATGAAAGTGAGAAAGTAAGGTATAAATAAGAACATGCAAATTCAAAATCAAAACCATTGCATGTGCTCAATAAGGACACCAATCTCTTTCAATGTGTTTAATTGTGCTGTGTGTGTCACATCCACAAGCTTACAAAAAGGCCTGCATTTCAAGCTACAAAGCTCCAGCTGGTGCTTGCTTGCTATTTTAGACTCTTTTCCTACTTTTGCCAAACACTATGTTTGGTTTGGTGAGAGGGTAGGAGAATAGAGAGAATGAATAATTATTGAAAGATGGAGAGTATAAACAAGGAAAAGGTAAGTAATAATTTCTTTGAGGGtgtgtttggtatgaggtaaaGTAATAgtgggaatgagaatctaaatattttattatgtttggttcaaattttaaggggttaaagttaataatttgtgtgagcCCCATATGTATTTTAAAGGGGTGTTTGGTATATTGTAAAGTAAAGGTAGGAATGAGAATCTAAATCCCTTcttatgtttggttcaaattttaagggagtaaaattaataatttgtgtgagcctcacatgtattttaagggtaaagtaaacgcttttgtacacaagagtttaatattacatCTATCCTAAGTCTCTCTACACTTTCCAAgacaactcaactactcaaaacaaacacctcCTAAGGGTAAAGTGAACTcttttgtacacaagagtttaatattacatTCATCATAAGTCTATCTACACTTTCCAATGCAACTCAACTACTTAAAACAAACACCTCTAAGGGTAAAGTGAACAACtttgtacacaagagtttaatattacttCCATCATAAGTCCCTCTACACTTTCTAAGGCAACTCAATTACTCAAAATAAACACTCCTGAATTTTTTGATTGGAGGTATATGTATGGAGAGGTGGATTGATAGATTTTTGTTTTTTATGAAattgttttattatatttgaaataaTACTTTACAAggatttatttgaaattttaaacaaattaattGAAGTATTCTAAATGGTAGATTTGAGAGGATTTGAAATCCTCATACCTTTATTCTTCTTACCATAATCTCTCTTGTCAAACAAGATGATTTAACATCTCTATAGGCCAACTTCTTCCTCCTATCTAACATATATAGCTTAAAGGTCTCAAGGCTTAGATTTTGCGAAAGGACGAACTTCATTCGAATGAGATGAGAATTCGATAGTATATTTTATTTGGGTTAGGCAAAATCCAAAAAATGAGCGATTTAAAGTTGTCTGATAtagttattaattatttaaaaaaataaatcaattctAAAACTATTAAGTATGAAAAGAATATTTGAAATATATAACAAGGGATTTGTTTTCAAATGATCCAAATTCCTAGAAATAATCAATGGTAGAACAACCATAAATGGTAGCAACATCATTGGTTGcccaaaatatataatatataataaaatattagttttttgaaagaaaaaaataaacgaGCAAGCAGTGACAACGTTGTCAATATCTCTCTTGtctctttaatataaaaaataatattgagACTCACTTAAGTATTTGGTAACTTGAGTAACTCTTGCATTGAAGTTGATCTAGGTATTGAAAAACAAATTTCTATATATATTTtgatgggaattttttttaacataattGTATGTGCAtaaatttgttatattttttattattatttttaagtgaCTGATACTCGTCTAAAAAAATCTAATAATTTAACCGAATATTATTAATGTTTAGATTTTAGAAAACTCTCACCTAAGAATCAAATGATTATATCTTAGAATAAAAAAAGTATACAACTGCATAATAAGGCTGTTGTACGAAGATAATTGATTTTATTGCTTGGAATAAGATGATAATATCCAAATCGAATattatcaaagttagaagaaagCACCAGATTATAATAATACTAAGCTTTACGAATAAAGTTGActcatttaattattatttttatttatagtacagttacttaaacagatttcaATATCAAGACAAAAAcacatattaataattataaaatgtaGTATATAATAATAGAGGTCAAACTTCATAAAATATATACCAAAACACAGTGTTCACCACCCAAAACTGAAAACTTTAAATTGAATAGGAGAAAACACCAagatataataattatatatatatatatgtataatagtTATATATTCTAATTTATATACATGCATGCAGGAgaaaaattaatcaatttattgaTAATTATATCAG
It encodes the following:
- the LOC133816988 gene encoding short-chain dehydrogenase reductase 5-like — encoded protein: MLRSLSREFKFVSRDLLYNGTRLLSTRAAAGRLEGKVAIITGGASGLGKATAHEFVKNGAQVIIADINTELGPQVAQDLGPSAHFVPCDVTDEAQIVKAVETAMDRHGKLDIMYNNAGITGPVFPPSITELDLNTFDQVMNINVRGTLAGIKHAARVMIPVGSGSILCTASMSGLMGGIGPHSYTISKFTIPGIVKSAASELCRNGVRINCISPGPVVTPLSVAQLALYYKGATMEKLSEIVNGLGELKGAKCEEIDVAHAAVYLGSDESKYVTGHNLVVDGGFTSFKDMKLPSPDQIL